The DNA segment CGAAGCAGACGACTTTCCCGCAGAGATCATCCCCACCATGGTGCACTACACCGAACACATCAGGTTTTTCCGGCCGATTAAGCCGGGCGGAAAGCTTGCCATCCGCGGGAAAATCGCCGCCGTGCTGCGGCACTGGACCGGCACCCACGCCATTCTCCGGTTTGACGCCGCGGATGAATCCGGCAGAAGCGTTTTCGTCGAACATATCGGGGCTCTTTTCCGGGGCGTGGAATGCGAAGGCGAGGGCGCCGGCAGAAGCGAAGTACCGGAAGTCCCCCGCCACAAAAAAAGTCCGCAGCCCGCTGACTGGCAGCGCCGGATCGAGATCGATCCGCTTTTTACATATATTTACGACGGCTGCAGCAATATTTATTTTCCGATTCACACGTCCGTGAACTTTGCCCGCAGCATGGGCCTGCCCGGCATCATCGTGCAGGGCACGGCCACCCTGGCCCTGGCGGTCCGGGAAATCACCAACGGCTTTGCCCGGGGCGATCCCGCGCGCATCCGCACCATTGCCTGCCGGTTTACCGACATGGTGCGGCCGGGCAGCGCCATTGACATCGAGGCCCGCAGCCCGGAAGAAACCACCGGTCCGGGACGGATCCGCTTTGACGTGAAAAACGAAAACGGCAAAAAGGCCGTAAGCGACGGTTTTGTCGAACTGTTTGAAAAGGGACCTTTTGAAGGTCTTCCCTGGTAAGGTTGTGCAGAGGGGCGCCGAAACGGCGCAATGCCCTCAGAACGGCATCAGCGTTCCTGGGCGAAGGCATGACCCAAATGTCGATATCCATGGTGGCCCGGGGATAACCGTGAGCAGCCAGAGCATAGGCGCCGACGAGAAGGAATCTAACCTTCTCGTCGGACAATGCTTGTAACATGTCTCTGTAGTCTTCGTTCAGCATCGTGGTTTTTGCTCAAGGAGGTGACTTCTCTAGTCAACGGCCAGACGAGACCAATTCGGTCTGATGGAGTGCCAGGAACGAAATCCTCATTCCGCTGGTCCGACATTCGATATATGGCTGTGTACTTTCTATTCATTTTTTTAAAATACCACTTTTACTCTGCTATATCAATATTATAGTGTCTTGAGTGTCTTGATTAAAGATGGTTCATGTTCAAATTCCCCTTGGTTTTCAAAAAGCCGCCGGCCCTGGCTGTCACCTGGGAAGCCTGGTTGGGCTTTTACTTTTTATAGGCAGGGTTGAGGTTTTTAAACATCGGATAGTGTTTGGTATTGAGGGTCTTTAATTCGGCATTTTCGGATTCAGCGGTTGCAGCCAATATCGCATCTGCAATTCCAACGCCATGGGACTTGCCATAATCTCGTCGATAAAGACCCCCGGCTTTTCCGATAGCGGCATCTATCGGGACAACACGGAACAGGGATATAAAGTTCTGCAAAGCATTTTGTTCCGCATCTTCTTTGACACCGGCATACAACTCTGCAACCACAATTGATGACAAAATAATCCGATCATTATATTGATGAACGAAAGCAACGGCTTTGTCCAATCCCCTGAAAAAATCAACAAGAACATCGGTGTCTAATAGAATCGGCTGCGCCATGATTATTCCCGGTCCCATTCGGAACGAATGGATTCAAAATCAGGAAGATCCGTTCGATTCTTCCAAATTCCGGCAGACTCACGAAGCACAAGTTCCCTATGGCTTTTACCGGCTTGTTTGATCAGGATGTCGATGGCCTCTCTAATGAGTTCGCTCTGTTTTTTTCCATGTGATTTAGCCATGGCAGCCAATTCATTACGCTGCTGCTCTGTTAAATAAATTTGAGTCCTTATCATTTTTCACGCCCCACTTGATGTATACACCATGATTATACATCATATTGCCAGTATGTCAAAGAAGAAAGAAAGAAAAAGAAAGGGGACGCCCTTTATATATTTATATTTACCGTCCAAATCCGGCATGCTTAAGAAAATGCATATTGAGACAAACCAGAATAGATGCGCCGGGGGCGGTGACCCAGGGTAAATTTGTTCTATTTATTTTTCAGGCGGGCACGGTGGCCCGCCCTACGCGACAATGCCGACATTTTGTAGGGTCGGCCACCGTGCCGACCTCACATGCGAGAAACCCAATGGTTATGGGGTTGTTCGCCAGAACAAATTCACCGTGGGGGCGGTGACCACATCATTGCACGAGGGATCGAGCGCGCCGAGATATTCCGTGACGATCAGGATCGCGACGCTTTTCTATGGTTTGGACATGCCGCGTTTATTAAATGTAAAAATATAAAGGGCGTCCCCCTTTGTGTGCATTTGGGGAGATCCAGGAATATTACCAATTTTGGCAAGCATGTTGCGGGCGTGACCCATGTCAGGTCATATTCCTATTCCTGCTCAAGAACTTCCCGCACTTTCAGGCCCAGATCTTTCAGCGAAAATGGTTTGTGAATAAATTGGACACCTTCATCAATCACCCCGTGATGGGCGATCACATTGGCTGTATAGCCTGACATGTAAAGGGTTTTGAGACCAGGGTGGTTTTTTAGCAATTGCGATGATAATTCCCGCCCGCTCATCTCCGGCATAACTACATCGGTTATCAAAAGGTCTATTATTCCATCATATTCATGGAAAATCTGCAAAGCCTCAGACGCAGTTCCGGCGGTCTCAACGGTATAACCCAGCCTTTCGAGCATCTGCTTTGACAGTTGCAGTATCGTCTTTTCATCTTCAACAACCAGAACGGTCTCCGTTCCTGTAGGGATTTGCTCGCTGAACTCTTTTGTGGACTGCAAAGAGGATCTATCCTCTTCATGGGAAGGAAGATATATTTTAAAGGTCGTTCCTTCTCCAGGCTCGCTGTATACGTTTATAAAGCCATTGTTCTGTTTGACAATGCCGTAAACCGTGGGCAAACCTAAGCCGGTTCCTTTTCCGATTTCCTTGGTTGTAAAAAACGGCTCAAACAGTTGGCCCATGACCTCTGTTTCTATTCCGCATCCATCATCGCTGACTGCCAGCATGACGTATCGCCCCGGAATGGCCTCCGGGTTGCTTTTGCAGTAATCTTCATCAACTGTTGTATTTTTCGTCTCTATGACCAACTTCCCCACATCAGATATAGCATCCCGGGCATTTACAACGAGATTCGCCATAACCTGGTCCACCTGGGAGGGGTCAATCTTCACCGGCCACAGGTTGTTTCCGGGGTGCCATACGAGGTCAATGTTTTCGCCAATCAGTCGCTGCAACATTTTCATCATGCTGGAAATGGTATCGTTTAAATCGAGCTGTACCGGACTGATGGTCTGTTGACGGGCAAAAGCCAGCAACTGCCTAACTATATCCGCGGATTGATTTCCTGCGGTGTGGATTTCCCGGATTGCTTCGTGGAGGGGATCTGATGGGTCCATCATTTCGATGGCCAGTTCTGCATAACCGTTGATAATGGTAAGCTTGTTGTTGAAATCATGGGCCACGCCGCCGGCCAGCCGGCCTATGGATTCCATTTTCTGGGCCTGGGTAAACTGGGCCTGGAGGTTCTGGCGCTCCTCCTCCATCCGCTTGCGCTCGGCAATCTCCTGCTGCAGGGCCTCCAAGGAATGCCTCAATTCTTCTGTTCTGCTGGTTACCATGGCTTCCAGCTTTATCTGATAATCACGCATCAAGTCATTATAGGCTTTGACCTGCAGCAGGGACCGGACACGGGCAAAGAGTTCCATCTTATCAAGTGGCTTTGAAAGAAAATCATCACAACCGGCTTCAATCCCCTTCACCCGGTCTTCCGTTTCCTGCAACGCGGTAATCAGGATGATCGGGATCAGTCGATATGCAGTATCTCGTCTGATCCTGCGGGTCACTTCAAAGCCATCCATGCCCGGCATCAATACGTCCATCAGAATCAGCGCGATTTGATTACTGGATAGCTTCTCCAGCGCTTCTTCCCCGCTTGCCGCTTTGACAATTTCATAGCCCTGCGGAACAAGATGTGCTTCGAGAAGTTCAACATCTTGGGGCTGATCATCAACAATCAAGATTACCGGCTTGTCTTTCAATCCCTATCTCCTTTGACGTCACAACATATATAAAAACACACCACTCACCTGATAAACTGACTGACGTCTTTTGCAAAAGTGCGTGTATTGATCGGCTTGCCGATGAAGCCACTGTTCGTTATGTCTTTTAACTCTTCTCTGCCTTCTTCCATTACAGAAGCAGTCACAAAAACAATGGGAATATATAATACCTCAGAGAAGCCGATAATGGAGTTGAGCGGGGTCCTGAGTTCATGCGACATGTTGGCAAGAAAATCAGACTTCACCCGAGCGGTACGTTCTAACTCGGCGGCTAACACCTCTAAGTCTTCATGCGCTTTTGCCAGACCCTTTTCTATCTCCTTGCGCTCAGTGATGTCTTCAATGGCCAGCAGGATGATCCGTTCTTTGCCAAACACCCTGTGAATCTGCCGGGCATTCAAAAGCATTGTGCGCCTGCCGATGGTGGCAAAATCGTGCTCAACCTCGTAGTTGTCAAAGGTGGTCTTTTGGGGAAGGATGTTTTCCAGCAGTTCGCGCAGCTTGGGGATGTCCCATTGTTTATTGCCCAGGTCATAAATAAGCTGCCCAACGGTCTCTGTGGGGTTTACCTTAAAGACGCCATAGAAGGAGCGGCTGACGGAAATCACCCTTAAATCATGATCCAGAACGATTAAAGGCTCACGCACGGTATTGATGATACTCTCGGCGTATTGAAGGAGTTCATCATTGGATGTTTTAGACTCTGCCATT comes from the Desulfobacterales bacterium genome and includes:
- a CDS encoding MaoC/PaaZ C-terminal domain-containing protein, translated to MKLSPQFVGTRLREYTTTVSWRDSMNYAAATSDNNEVYFNDERKGGIIAPPMFSVALTWPVSENLSDYIEADDFPAEIIPTMVHYTEHIRFFRPIKPGGKLAIRGKIAAVLRHWTGTHAILRFDAADESGRSVFVEHIGALFRGVECEGEGAGRSEVPEVPRHKKSPQPADWQRRIEIDPLFTYIYDGCSNIYFPIHTSVNFARSMGLPGIIVQGTATLALAVREITNGFARGDPARIRTIACRFTDMVRPGSAIDIEARSPEETTGPGRIRFDVKNENGKKAVSDGFVELFEKGPFEGLPW
- a CDS encoding type II toxin-antitoxin system VapC family toxin yields the protein MAQPILLDTDVLVDFFRGLDKAVAFVHQYNDRIILSSIVVAELYAGVKEDAEQNALQNFISLFRVVPIDAAIGKAGGLYRRDYGKSHGVGIADAILAATAESENAELKTLNTKHYPMFKNLNPAYKK
- a CDS encoding CopG family transcriptional regulator — its product is MIRTQIYLTEQQRNELAAMAKSHGKKQSELIREAIDILIKQAGKSHRELVLRESAGIWKNRTDLPDFESIRSEWDRE
- a CDS encoding response regulator, with the translated sequence MKDKPVILIVDDQPQDVELLEAHLVPQGYEIVKAASGEEALEKLSSNQIALILMDVLMPGMDGFEVTRRIRRDTAYRLIPIILITALQETEDRVKGIEAGCDDFLSKPLDKMELFARVRSLLQVKAYNDLMRDYQIKLEAMVTSRTEELRHSLEALQQEIAERKRMEEERQNLQAQFTQAQKMESIGRLAGGVAHDFNNKLTIINGYAELAIEMMDPSDPLHEAIREIHTAGNQSADIVRQLLAFARQQTISPVQLDLNDTISSMMKMLQRLIGENIDLVWHPGNNLWPVKIDPSQVDQVMANLVVNARDAISDVGKLVIETKNTTVDEDYCKSNPEAIPGRYVMLAVSDDGCGIETEVMGQLFEPFFTTKEIGKGTGLGLPTVYGIVKQNNGFINVYSEPGEGTTFKIYLPSHEEDRSSLQSTKEFSEQIPTGTETVLVVEDEKTILQLSKQMLERLGYTVETAGTASEALQIFHEYDGIIDLLITDVVMPEMSGRELSSQLLKNHPGLKTLYMSGYTANVIAHHGVIDEGVQFIHKPFSLKDLGLKVREVLEQE
- a CDS encoding histidine kinase dimerization/phospho-acceptor domain-containing protein, which gives rise to MAESKTSNDELLQYAESIINTVREPLIVLDHDLRVISVSRSFYGVFKVNPTETVGQLIYDLGNKQWDIPKLRELLENILPQKTTFDNYEVEHDFATIGRRTMLLNARQIHRVFGKERIILLAIEDITERKEIEKGLAKAHEDLEVLAAELERTARVKSDFLANMSHELRTPLNSIIGFSEVLYIPIVFVTASVMEEGREELKDITNSGFIGKPINTRTFAKDVSQFIR